The nucleotide sequence CAGCCGGGCCAGCCGGCGGACCGGGGCACGCACCGCCGCCGCAACGGCGAGCAGCGCGTCGAGGATGGCGACCGGCAGGGTACGCGCCGGACGTTGTCGATCATTGCGCACGTGACTTCCCTTTCGCTGCACGGGTGGCGACGCCGTGCCGCCCCCGCCCGTCAGACCCGGGCCGGGCGGATCAGAGCGCCCGCAACCCGGCGAGCACAGCCTCCAGCAGGTCCTCCGAGGGCACGTTGAGCACCGACGGCTCGTGGGTGTCGATCAGGCCCGCGTCCAGCAGGTCGCCGAGCAGCACCCGTACGGTGCCGACCGGCAGGTCCAGCGCGGCCGCGATCTCGGCCACCGAGAGCGGCTGGCGGCACAGCACGAGGATCTCGGACTGCTCGGGCGTCAGGTCGGAACGCTGCGGCACCGGCCAGCGGACCACCACCAGAGAGATCAGATCGAACTGTCCCCGGATCGGCTGCGTCCTGCCCCGCGTCATCGCGTACGGGCGGACCACCGGTCCGGCGTCCTGGTCGTACCAGGCATCCTCGTGCCGACCTCCTGCACCGGTGCGCACCGCGTGTCACCCCCCGGTCAGGTCATCGGCCGGCACCGGAAACGTGGGCAGGTGCGTGTCCGCCCGGCCGGCCGCCAACGCCACCTCGTACGCCATCGAGTCGACGTCGGCGTCCCCGGCGAACCGTACGGCGAGAATGGCACCGCCCCGGGTCGCGGCGACGAACAGGAACGCCTTCTGCATCTGCACGATGACCTGCCGTACCGCGCCGTCGTCGGAGTACCGGGCGGCGGCCTGGGCCAGCGCCTGCAACCCGGCGACCACACTGGAGAGCTGTTCGGCGAGTTCGCCGCCGACTCCCCGGGAGACCCCGAGCAGTAGCCCGTCCGGGGAGAGCGCGACGGCGTGCTCGGCCGCCGAGACCCGGTCCACGAACTCGTCGAGTATCCGGACCAGGTTATCCGTCGTGACCACTGCGTGAGTCACCTGTCGTCCTTCCGCTGCTCTCGGTTTGGTCGTCGCCGGGTGCCGGGAGCGCTACCGGCAGCTCCATCGTCGCCGACCAGTCGGTTGCGGCACGCCGGACGGGCGCGCCGTTCTGCGCGGAGCCGGCGGCCCGGCTCGGAGTGCCGACCGGATTCCCCGGGTCCGGACGGCGGACCCGGACCGGGAGCGCCGGTGCGGCCCCTGGTCGGGAGGCACCAGCCGGCGGTCCGACGGCGGTGTCGGTCGGTCGTCCCGGTGCGGTGGTGGTGCCCGGGGCGGGAGCCGGTTCGGGTTCGGATGTCTCGACCAGCAGAGTAGCCGGCACCAGCACGATCGCCGCGGTTCCGCCCCGGGGACCGGCCGTCAGTTCGACGGTGACGCCGTGCCGGCGGGCGAGCCGGCCGATCACGTACATCCCGACCGCGCCGTTGAGCGGGCCGGTGTTTGGGGTGTCCCGGAGCAGCTCGTTGACGGCCGCCAGCTCGGCCGGACTCCGCCCCACGCCGTCGTCGCTGACGATGATCGCCCGGCCGTCGTCGCGTACCTCGGTGGCGATCCGGACGGTGGTGGTCGGGGCCGAGCCGGAAAGGGCGGCCTCGACGATCTCGGCGAGCAGGTGGATCAGGTCCGGCAGCGCCCGCCCGGCGACCGCCCCCGACCAGTGCGGGGCCACCAGTACCCGGGGATAGTCGGACACCTCGGCCACCGCACCGCGTACGACGTCGACCAGCGGGACGGGCCGCCGCCAGCGCCGGCCGGGCGTACCGCCGGAGAGGCTGATCATCTGCTCCACGTTCCGCCGGACCCGGGTGGCGAGATGGTCGATCCGGAAGAGTTCGGCCAGTTCCTCGGTGTCGGTCTCCCGCCGCTCCATCGCGTCGAGCAGGCCGATCTGCCGGTGCAGCAGGCTCTGGTTCTCCCGGGCCAACCAGGCGTTGACCTCCCGGGCCCGCTGGTGCGCGGCGAGCCGGGCGGCGATCTGCGCGGCCCGTTCGGTGACCCGTTCGGCCTCCGCCTGCCGCTGCCCGGTCTGCACCACCAGCTGCTCCCGCTGGCTGGTGAGCCGCTTGCGCTGGGCGGTCAACTCGGCCGCCCGGTCGGTCAACTCGGCCGCCCGGTCCGTCAGCTCTGCCGCCCGGTTCCGCTGGGCGGTCAGCTCCGCCGCCAGGCCGTCCCGGGCGCTGGCCAGAGTGGCGTTCTCACTGTTCAGGTCGTCGAGCCGGGCGACGACCCGCCGGGTGCCGCGCAGGGTGAGTACGAAGGCGGCCACCAGCAGCACCAGCCCGAGGCCGCCGACCAGCCCGGCCCGGACCACCACCCCGGCCGCACCCCGGGAGGCCCGGTCGACACTGTCGCGTACCCCGGTGCTGACCAGCGCCCGCAGTTCGGACAGGGCCGGTTCGGTCGTCGCCTGCCAGCGGGCGGGCTGCACCGGCGGAGTCCCGCCGTCCCAGTCGGCAGTCAGCAGTTCCGTCTCGACGGCGTGCAGGGTGGCGAAGACCGGACCGCTGACCAGCCGGTCGTAGTCGACCCGCTCCGACTCCGGAAGTCCGGCCGCGGCCTCGGTCCGGACGAACCGGGCCACCGCCACCAGGTCGACCAGCCGGGCGTGCTCCGCCCCGGTCAACCTGGGCGAGGCGAGCGCACCGGCCACCAGGGCATCCTCCCGGGAAAGCAGCTCGGCGGCCCGGGAGAGCGCGAGCAGGGTACGCGTCTCCTCGATCAGCTCGCTGCGCCGGCTCGCCCACTGCGAGCCGTACACGGCGAAGCCGGCATCGATGATGTCCCCGTAGGACGCGGCGACGGCGGCCCGCTCGATCCGGCCGCCGTCGACGTCAGCCCGGAGTCGCCCGAGTTCGTCCAGCCGCCGGACCAGTTCCGCCGCCCGCTCCCGGACCGCGCCGACGGTGGCCAGCCGCAGGTCCGTCCGTCCGGCGAACCGCCGCAGCGCCCCGACAGCCGTGTCGGTGCGGGCACGCTGTTCGAGCAGGGCGGCGCGGTGCCGGCCCGGTGCGGCCAACTCGACCATGCTCAGCCGGCGTTCCGCCTGGAGGCCGAGGATCAGCGCGTCGGTCGGCTGACCGAGCTGGGTGCCGAGGGTGCGGACCGCGAGCAGGTCCATCGCGTCCCGGGCGGTCAGGAAGCTGGCGTACGCCCAGAGCACGGTCAGTACGGTCAGCAGCGCGGCAACCTTGACCACGATCCTGCTGGGTGCTGCCGAGGCGCCCCCCGGCTTCTCCGGTGCCCCGGTCCCGCCGGTTGCGGCGGTCCCGTCGGCCGCACCGGCCGAGCCGGCAGCACCGGTCCCAGCCCCTCCCGGCCGGGACTCAGCAGCCACCGTCCCTGATCCGGACCCCACCTGCCCTGCCGCCCCGGCCCGGGTACGACCTCCCGGTCCGGCCCCCGTACGCCCCGCCGGCCCGGTTGCCGACGTCGGCCCGGTTGCCGACGTCGGCCCGGTTGCCGACGTCGGCCCGGGACCAGAGCCGGTGCGCGGGGAAGGACCGGAACCCGATCCGGTGCGCGGGGAAGGACCGGAACCCGATCCGGTGCGCGTCGACGGCCCGGGACCGGATCCCGTTCGTGCTGACGGCCCGGGACCGGATCCGGTCCGCGCTGTCGGCCCGGGATCAGTGCCGGGCTTGGCATGCCCTGAGCGGGAGCCGCCGCGGTCGGTCGGCCGGTTGGCCGAGCCCTCGCGTCCTGCCGGGCCGGAGTCGGGGCTGCCGCGTCCTGCCGGGCCGGGTCGAGGCTCGCCGCGTTCCGGTCCCGGGGCACCGCGTCCGGCCGGCCCGACGCCCGGACCGGATCTGCCACCTCCGGGCACCTGTCGCTCCGGCAGCCGTGGCCGGTTCGCCAACTGCTCGGGGGGCCGTGGCCGGCTCGCCGGTTGCTCGGGCGGCCGTGCGCGATTGGCTGGTTGCTCGGCTGGCCGGGGCCGGTCCACTGGTTGCTCGGGTGGCCGCAGCCGCTGCGCCGGTTGCTCGGGTGGCCGCAGGCGCTGCGCCGGTTGCTCCGCCGGACGTGGCCGGTCCGTCGGTCGCGCCGCCGGCCGCGCCCGATCGGCCGGTCTCTCGGCGGGCCGAGGCCGGTTCGCCGGTTGTTCCGCCGGACGTGGCCGCTCGGCGGGCTGCTGACCAGGCCGTGCACGGTCGTCCGCCCGCTCGACCGGTCGCACCCGGTCGCTTCGCTGTTCCGCCGGTCGCACCCGGTCGCTTCGTTGGTCCCCAGGTCGTGGTCGGTCGGTTGCGCGTTCGACCGGTCGTGGTCGATCGGCGGGTTGTTCTGCCGGTCGTGGGCGGTCGCTCCGCTGGTCCCCAGGTCGTGACCGGTCGGCGGGTTGTTCCGCAGGTCGCACCCGGTCGCTTCGCTGTTCCGTGGGCTGTGGCTGGTCGTCCTGCCGGTCCGCCGGGACCGCCGGGACCGCCGGGACCGCCGGGTCGACGGGACCGTCGACGGGCGCGGCGTCCGCCGGGGTACGGACCGGTCCCCCGCGCCGGAGTCCGGCGCCCAGCGCCGCTATCCGGCGCCCCGCCCCCTTCACCGTGCCGTCCGCTGCGGCCAGGCGGAGCCGGCCGGCCGGCCGCCGGACCGCTCCTCGACGATCGCCCGGAGCCGGGCCAGCAGCTCGCTCCGGTTGGCGCAGTTGAGCCGTTGCCGCATCCGGGCCACGTGGTGTTCGACGGTCTTGGCCGAGATGAACAACCGGTCACCGATCTGCTTGTACGTCAGCCCGCTGAGCACCAGCTCGGCCACCTCCCGCTCCCGCTCGCTGAGCCGGTCCTCGGCCGGTGCGGCGATCGCGTCGGCCACCGGGGTGTTGCCGGTACCCGCCGGCCGGGTGCCGCCCTTCGCACCGGCGGGCCGGCCCTGGAGCATCCGGGCGCAGTCCAGCAGGGTGGTCATCGCCTTCCGGTCGGAGGTACGGATCGCGGCCTGACCGGCCAGCCGGGCACCGTCCCAGCACAGTCCGATGCCGTGCAGGCTCCGGGCGGCGGCCTCCACGCGTACCGGGTCGACGGTGCCGCGCAGCACCTCGACCCAGCTCTGGCCGGCGGCGGCCACCACGGAGGCGTACCGGGTGTGTCCGGTGGCGGCGGCGAGGGCGGCGACGTGTTCGTCCGCCACGGCCGGACGGTCGGCCAGGATCGCGGCGTGCAGACAGCTCCAGTGCAGTGGTGTCGTCCACAGTGCCGGGTCGCCGAGCCGGGCGAGCAGGTTCCGGGCCTCGCCGAGATAGGGGGCGAGCCGGTCGAGTTCGCCGAGCCGGGCGGCGGCGATCGCGAACTCGCCGAGCGGAAGCAGGGTGAACAGGTCCACCGGGTGACGTACCACCGCCTCCCGGGCGCGTTCCCAACCGCGTTGCAGGCCCGGCAGGTCGCTGTTGCGGCGGGCGATGCCGAGGTCGAGCGCTGCGGCGAAGACCAGGTCACGGGATTCCAGGGGTACCGGACCGGTGGTGACCGCCGCCAGGTGCGCGGCGGCCTCGCCGGTCCGGCCCCGGACCATCAGCAGCCAGGACTGGAGCAGCCGGTGCCGGCGGGCGGTCAGCGCCCCGCCGAGGCCGGCGGCGGTGGCCCGGTCCAGGGCCCGCTCGCCGATGTCGAGTTCACCGGAGTGCAGGGCCACCAGGGCGGCCAGCGCGGCCGGGGTCTCCGGCAGCAGCACCGACCGGCCGGCCGGTTCGAGCAGCGCGGATGCCTGCACCAGGGTGGAGAGCGCGGCGGTCGGCGGGCCGGCGAGGGTTTCCTTCAGCCCGCGGGCCATCAGCAGCGCCGCGCTGGCCAGCATCGTCGGCGGGCCGTCGGCCGGCGGGTCGGCGAGGATCCGGTCGAGCTGGTCGACCCGGCCGGCGCCGGCCGCGCCGAGGGCCGCGAAGGCCACCGACGACGGGGTGCCGGACCAGCGGTACAGCTCGACCGCCCGGTCCGGGTGACCCCGGTGTACCAGCGCGGTGGCGGCGACGGCCGCCCCGTCGGCCCGGTCCGGCGAGTCCGGGGTGGCGATCAGGCGGTCGGCCAGGCGCAGTGCGGAGTCGAGGTCGGCGGAGAGTGCCGCCGCCATCGCCCGGCGGGCCGCCACCGGCCGGCCGGCCGCACCGGCGACGGCGAAGAGCCGGGCCGCCAGTGCCGGGTCCTCGCCGAGTGCCTCGTCACCGGCGGCCTCGGCGACGCCGGCCGGGCAACTGGCGCCGAAGCCGCCGTCGAGCATCGACCGGACCAGCGGGAGTACCCGTCCGCCGCGCTGGAGTTGCAGCTCGGCGAGGCGCTGCCAGACGGCCGCCCGCTGGCTCGCCGGGCTGAGTGCGGCGATGGCCCGGCGGACGATCGGGGCGAGCCGGTCGTCCGGCCCGAGCAGTCCGGCGGCCCGGGCGGCGGCCAGCGGCTCGTCCAGTTCCTCCGGGTGCCGGTTGAGCAGCGCCCCGAGCAGGTCGGTGGGGAGTGCCGGGCCGGCGGCCATCGCCAGCAGCAGCCGGCGTACCTCGATCTCCAGGCTCTCCAGCTCGGGCGCGAACTGGAGCAGTACCGACCGGGGTATCTCCAGGGTCGGCGCGGCGGGTGCCGGCCGGTCGGTGGGCGGCCGGTCCGTGCGGCCGGGCCGGCGGTCGGCCGGGCGCAGCGCCCGGGCCAGCCACTCGACGAACCGGGGTACGCCACCGGTCTGCTCGTGTACGAGCCGGGCGACCCCGGGCGGCAGCGCAGACCCGTACGCGGTGCCGAGGTACGCCGCGGTGCGCTGCTCGGTGAACGGGCCGAGCACCACCGGCGGGCCGCCCCGGTGCAGTACCTCGGCCAGCTCGGCGAGCCCGGCCGGGCGGGGCCAGGGGCGGAACGCGACCGCCAGCCGGGTCCGGCCGCTCTCGGCGAGCCGGCGCAGCTCGGCCAGCGCGGCGGCGTCGAGCAGGTGCGCGTCGTCGACGAGTACGGCGCAGTCGGGGTCGCCGGAGTCGGCCAGTTCCCGCCACGAGCCCGGCACCGGTACGCCGGCCTGCTGGTAGCCGCGGCGCAGTCGGGCGAGTACGGCGGTCTTGCCGTGCCCGCCGACCGCCTGTATCGCGGTGCGCAGCGGTGCCTGCGGGTCGGCGTCGACCCGGCTGAGGAAGGCGCTGGTCTGCTCGTCGAGCACGAGCGGGATCTCGGTCTCGGTGCGCGGCATGACGGCGGTCCTCACCAGCCCCACCCCGACGCGGCGACGGTCAGCGGATCCGATCCGCCGATCCCGCCGAGCAGCCCGCCGAGCGC is from Micromonospora sp. WMMD1102 and encodes:
- a CDS encoding DUF742 domain-containing protein, with product MRTGAGGRHEDAWYDQDAGPVVRPYAMTRGRTQPIRGQFDLISLVVVRWPVPQRSDLTPEQSEILVLCRQPLSVAEIAAALDLPVGTVRVLLGDLLDAGLIDTHEPSVLNVPSEDLLEAVLAGLRAL
- a CDS encoding roadblock/LC7 domain-containing protein, with the protein product MTHAVVTTDNLVRILDEFVDRVSAAEHAVALSPDGLLLGVSRGVGGELAEQLSSVVAGLQALAQAAARYSDDGAVRQVIVQMQKAFLFVAATRGGAILAVRFAGDADVDSMAYEVALAAGRADTHLPTFPVPADDLTGG
- a CDS encoding nitrate- and nitrite sensing domain-containing protein gives rise to the protein MVKVAALLTVLTVLWAYASFLTARDAMDLLAVRTLGTQLGQPTDALILGLQAERRLSMVELAAPGRHRAALLEQRARTDTAVGALRRFAGRTDLRLATVGAVRERAAELVRRLDELGRLRADVDGGRIERAAVAASYGDIIDAGFAVYGSQWASRRSELIEETRTLLALSRAAELLSREDALVAGALASPRLTGAEHARLVDLVAVARFVRTEAAAGLPESERVDYDRLVSGPVFATLHAVETELLTADWDGGTPPVQPARWQATTEPALSELRALVSTGVRDSVDRASRGAAGVVVRAGLVGGLGLVLLVAAFVLTLRGTRRVVARLDDLNSENATLASARDGLAAELTAQRNRAAELTDRAAELTDRAAELTAQRKRLTSQREQLVVQTGQRQAEAERVTERAAQIAARLAAHQRAREVNAWLARENQSLLHRQIGLLDAMERRETDTEELAELFRIDHLATRVRRNVEQMISLSGGTPGRRWRRPVPLVDVVRGAVAEVSDYPRVLVAPHWSGAVAGRALPDLIHLLAEIVEAALSGSAPTTTVRIATEVRDDGRAIIVSDDGVGRSPAELAAVNELLRDTPNTGPLNGAVGMYVIGRLARRHGVTVELTAGPRGGTAAIVLVPATLLVETSEPEPAPAPGTTTAPGRPTDTAVGPPAGASRPGAAPALPVRVRRPDPGNPVGTPSRAAGSAQNGAPVRRAATDWSATMELPVALPAPGDDQTESSGRTTGDSRSGHDG
- a CDS encoding helix-turn-helix transcriptional regulator — translated: MPRTETEIPLVLDEQTSAFLSRVDADPQAPLRTAIQAVGGHGKTAVLARLRRGYQQAGVPVPGSWRELADSGDPDCAVLVDDAHLLDAAALAELRRLAESGRTRLAVAFRPWPRPAGLAELAEVLHRGGPPVVLGPFTEQRTAAYLGTAYGSALPPGVARLVHEQTGGVPRFVEWLARALRPADRRPGRTDRPPTDRPAPAAPTLEIPRSVLLQFAPELESLEIEVRRLLLAMAAGPALPTDLLGALLNRHPEELDEPLAAARAAGLLGPDDRLAPIVRRAIAALSPASQRAAVWQRLAELQLQRGGRVLPLVRSMLDGGFGASCPAGVAEAAGDEALGEDPALAARLFAVAGAAGRPVAARRAMAAALSADLDSALRLADRLIATPDSPDRADGAAVAATALVHRGHPDRAVELYRWSGTPSSVAFAALGAAGAGRVDQLDRILADPPADGPPTMLASAALLMARGLKETLAGPPTAALSTLVQASALLEPAGRSVLLPETPAALAALVALHSGELDIGERALDRATAAGLGGALTARRHRLLQSWLLMVRGRTGEAAAHLAAVTTGPVPLESRDLVFAAALDLGIARRNSDLPGLQRGWERAREAVVRHPVDLFTLLPLGEFAIAAARLGELDRLAPYLGEARNLLARLGDPALWTTPLHWSCLHAAILADRPAVADEHVAALAAATGHTRYASVVAAAGQSWVEVLRGTVDPVRVEAAARSLHGIGLCWDGARLAGQAAIRTSDRKAMTTLLDCARMLQGRPAGAKGGTRPAGTGNTPVADAIAAPAEDRLSEREREVAELVLSGLTYKQIGDRLFISAKTVEHHVARMRQRLNCANRSELLARLRAIVEERSGGRPAGSAWPQRTAR